Below is a window of Hyphomonas neptunium ATCC 15444 DNA.
CCGGCGAGGCAAGCTCGTAAGCCGCGCGGGCAGCCGCTTCCAGCGTCTCGCCCAGCGCGTCCTTGACGTCTCCAAGCAGCACCGAGGCATGCGCCGGGCTGGGCGGGGCCTCTGACCGTCCGGCTTTTTCCGCCTTCTCGCAGGCGGCCGCCAGTTTCAGCGCGCCAATGCCGAGGCTTGCCCCCTTCAGCGTGTGCGCTGCGTCGGCCCATTGCCGGGCCTCGCTGCGCGGATCGAGCATCCGCGACCAGAGCTGCGCCTGTTCCCGGAAGATACCGAGCACTTCCAGCGACAATTCCGTATCGCCCCCGGTCATCGCGGACAGGTGATCAAGATCGAGAACGGGAAGGGGGCTGTCGGCGGGCATCGGGGGCTCCTGTAGGCGACCGGAAGCCTGCGGCGGTGCGGTTAGCACGGCGTTAACCGGCGGGCAGTGGAAAATTCTTTCAATCCGGCCAGATTGCCGGGACGGTCTGTTTCTGCTAAAGGGCAGCTTAAGGGACAAACCGGCCCTCGGGGCCTCTGGATTTTACGATCATGACCGAATTTCTGATTCTCGTCCGCAATCTGGTGCTGGCCGCAATCTTCGCTCTGATCGGGATGGAGTTTGCCCCGTCGAGCCCTGAATCGGCTCCCGATGAGCAGCGTGACGCATCGGTAACCCTCTCGAGCGTGGCCTGACTCGAAAAAACAGGGCACTAGCCCTCACCCCGCGTGCGAATCAGCACTCGCAGGAAACTGCAAGGCGCGTTATACACATCCCATGACGGAAGCCCCTTCTGCGCGCCGGTATGGCCGGGATGACCTCGTCCGGCACGAGGCCTCGCAGAATTTTGAAACAGCGCAACATGGCGGCGGCTGGATGGTCACTCTCGCTTTTGTATCGGCATTTCTCTGGCTCGCGGGCCTCGCAGCGGCCCTGATCGGTCTCGGCGGGATCGCGTTTCTCAGCCAGTATCATCCCGCCCTCCTCGTTGCCGTCGGCATCGCGGCGCTGATCCCCGCCCTCCTGATTGTCGCGGCCGGCTATATGGCGCGCGCCAGCCGCCGGTCTGCGGCTGCCAATGCGCTGGTGCTGGAAGCCGCTTCCCGTCTGATGTCCCCGGCCCGTGAAGCGGGCAGCGAAGGCATCACCTTTGCCGAGCAGATGAAACAGTCCGCTTCGGAAATCGACCATGCGATGGCCCACGCCCTCTCGGCCATGAAAGCCATGGCCGGCGAGATCGGCGACGAGCGGCTGCGCCTTGAGTCTGTCTCCTACGCCGCCGCGGATAACGCGCGCGATCTGGCCGAACGTCTGGGGGAGGAGCGTCACGCCCTCGAAACCCTCGCCCGCGATCTGCGCGCCCAGGTTACCGCGATGAGCGACGCCATCCCGCGCCAGGCTCAGCTGATGATTACCGCCGCCCGCACGGCCAGCGAAGAAGTGGGCCGGGCCGACGCCGCGCTGGAGCAGCGCCTGATCGCCATGCACGAAACCGGCGAAGAGCTCAGCCGGCGGATGGAATCTCTCGACGACCTCGCCCGCGACGCGTCCGGGCGCACCGAGGCGCTGACCTTCTCGATCAGCCGGGTGGAAGACAAACTCGAACACTCCCGCCGCACGGTGGACGCCGCCGTCCGTGCCAGCGAAGTGGCCGCCGCCGCTGCCGCCACCACAGGCGACGCGCTGAAGAACGCGGTCTCGTCTGCCATTGATGGCGCCCGCCAGGCCAATGCCGAAATCAACGCCTCCACCCGCGCCGCAGCCGAAGAAGCCGCGCGCTCGCTCGGCAGGCTGCGCGAAACCGGCGAGCAGGCCGCTTACGCCCTGCGCGCTGCCGGCCTCGCCGCCCGCCTTGAAAGCGAAGCGCTCGACCGTCTGGCCGGGCCTTACATGCCCGCAGGCTCGGCCGCAGCGTCTGCGCCCCTGACGCCGCCCGCCGCGCGCACGCCCATCTCCGCGCCCCAGCAGCCCCAGCCCTATCAGGCCCACACCGCCTCACCGGCCCAGCCTTACCAGAACGGCCACAGCCAGTCCCGGCCCTCCGCCTACGGAAATGGCGCGATGTCGCCGCCGGCATCTGCGCCAAAGCAGAGCCTGGACGACGACCTTTTCGAAGCCAGCGCCGAAGCGATGATCGCCGCTGCGCGTGGCCATGAGGATCATGACATCCTCGAAGACGGACCCGTCGTCCTCGGCCGTCCCACGCCGCCATCGCGTGAGCGCGAGCCCGATCATCCGCCTGCGGCCAGCCTGCGCCGCCGCCATGATGACAGCGCGCCGGAAACTCCGCGCCGCCGCGCCTCCGATTATGCCGCGCCCCAGCCCGAACCCCAGCCCCGCGCCACCAACGGGGCCAATGGCGCAAACGGCAGTGGCCCCGCGCCCTGGCGCGAGATCATCTCCGACATCAGCAAGGATCAGGCGCCGCCTCAGGCCGACCGCGAGTCCATTGCCGAAGCGGTGGTTGAGCGCCTTCAGAATTCCGGCATCCCGCTGTCCGATGCGCTCAAGCCCAAGGCCAAGCGCCGTATCGCCGAGGCTGCCCAGCGCGGCGAGAAGGATCGCCACGCGGCGACCATCGAGCAGGGCGGCAAGCAGTTTGACCGCGTCGTCCAGCGCCTGCGCGGCGATCCGCGCCTGATGGACATGGCCAAACAGTTCGTCCGCTTCGAGCGCGCCGATGCCCTGGCTGCGCTTGAGCAGACCCAGAGCACCAGCCGCAATGCCAGCCCGCGCCTTGCTGCTTTCCTGTTGCTGGACGCTGCCCTCTAGGCTGCGGGTCTAAACGCCGACCACTTCGCTGCTGGCCGCTTCGTCCTTGATCCATTTGATGAAGGCGCGCACTTCCGGCGAGAGGTGACGCCCCTTCGGCCAGACGAGCCAATAACCAAAATCAATCGGGATCGATCCATTGGCAAACGGCGCCACGAGGCGCCCGGCTTCCAGATCGGCAGCCGCAATCGCCTGCTTGGCCAGCGCGACACCCCGCCCGGCCGCGGCCGACTCGATGACCAGGATGCCCTGATTGAAGCGCGGCCCCCGGCTGCCCTCCACGCCGGTCACGCCATGTGCGCGCAGCCAGCTTGTCCAGTCCGGGCAGGAGGGGTCGTTTTCCGAGCTTTCATCATGCAGCAGCGTATGATGGCGCAGGTCTTCGGGCTTCAGGATGGCGTTCGGCCCTTCCAGCAGGCGCGGCGCGCAGACGGGCAGTACCGTCTCATCCATCAGCTTTTCCGATTTCAGCCCGTCATAATTGCCCCGCCCATAGCGGATGGCGATGTCGGCGTCCGCGGTGTTGAAATCGGTCAGCGACATGTCGGCCGAAATCCAGGCCTCGATGCCTTCATTCTGCTGCTGAAACCGCTCCAGGCGCGGCGCCAGCCATTTTGCGGCAAACGAGGGCGCTGACGAGATCATCACCCGCCCCTTGCGGGCAGGGGCCTGCATCACGCGGCCCGCCTCGGCGATCCGCTCAAACGCCTCGCGCACCAGCGGCAGGCTCGCCTGCGCGGCGTCGGTCAGCAGAACGGAACGCCCCGTACGCTTGAACAGCGGCGTCCCGGCAAAGTCCTCCAGCTGGCGGATCTGCTGCGAAATTGCGCCGGGTGTGACATTCAGCTCCTCGGCCGCCTGGGTGAACGACAGGCGGCGTGCAGCCGCCTCGAAGGCGCGCAGGGCGTTGAGCGGGGGCAGGCGATCGGAGGAGTCAGACATGGATAGTTTCTCTAAATGATCGCTGTAGGGGTTGCCCGTTGCGCCTGAGGCGTCAAGGAGGTTTTGTATATGCGTCCCTGTAGTGTCTCTAATAAGAAAGTTGCGCCCATGCGCCAGTTCCCGGCCTTCTTTAACCTCGAAGGTGCCCGGATCGTCGTCTTTGGCGGCGGTGAAGAGGCCGCGCGAAAGCTGCGCCTGTTTAACGATTCCGGCGCAGATGCCGTGCTTGTGGGCGGCTTTGAGGACGTGGCGCTCGCCGCAGAATTCGCCCGCCGCGCAGAGACCGTGGCACGGGCTGACATGGCCCGCGCGCTGGACGGCGCCCGCCTCGTCATTATCGCCGAAGAAGATGCAGGCCACCGCGCCCGCGCCCTCGCCGCCGTCCGCGCCCGCAACATTCCCGTCAATGTCGTCGATCAGCCCGAAGACTGCGATTTCACCGTCCCCTCCATTCTTGATCGCGGCGAGATTGTCGCCGCCATCGGCTCGGGCGGGGCTGCGCCTGTGCTCGCCAAATCCATCCGCGCCAAGCTCGAAGCCCTGCTGCCCCAGCGCGTCGGCGATCTCGCCGCGCTCGCCCGCTCGCTGCGCGGCTTTGTGGCCGAAGCAATTCCAGAGAAAACCGCCCGCCGCCGCTATTGGGAGCGCGCCTTTGCCGGCCCCGCCGCCGAGGCCGCCTATGCCGGAGACCTTGAGCGCGCCGAAGCCCTCCTGCGCCAGCAGGCCCGCCTCACCGGCCGCGCGCGCGGCGTGGTGCACATTGTCGGCGCTGGTCCCGGCGATCCGGAGCTTCTGACCCTCAAGGCCCTCCGCCTCATTCAGGAAGCGGACGTCGTCTATTACGACCGCCTCGTCAGCCCGGAGATCATCTCCCTCATCCGCCGCGATGCTACCCGCGTGCCGGTCGGCAAATCAAAGGGCGATCATTCCGTCCCGCAGACCGAAATCCATGCCCGCCTTGTCGCCTCGGCGCAGGAAGGCCTGCGCGTCGTGCGCCTCAAGGGCGGCGACCCGTTCATCTTCGGCCGGGGCGGGGAAGAGCTGGAAGCCGTCCGCGCTGAAGGCATCGAAGTTCACGTCGTGCCCGGCATTTCCTCGGCGCTCGGCTGCGCGGCCTCGGCCGGCGTCCCGCTCACCCACCGCGACCATGCCCAGACGCTCACCTTCGTCACCGGCCATGCCAAGGAAGGTGGCGTACCAGATCTTGACTGGCCCGCCCTCGCGCGCCCGGCCCAGACGGTCGTTGTCTTCATGGGCGTTGATACCGCGCCTGTCATCGCCGAGAAACTTGTCGCTGCGGGCCGCGCCCCGGAAACGCCCGTCGCCGTAATCGAGAATGGCACGCGCGCCGATGAACTGCGTGTCTTCGGCACGCTCGCCGAACTGCCCTTCCTCGTGGAAGAAGAAGGCATCCGCGGCCCCGCGCTCCTCATCATCGGTGAGGTTGCGGGCCTCCCCGCAGAGCAGGGCCGCATCGCCTCCATCGTCACTGAAGCGTCGGGTTTCGCCTGGTTTGGCGCCGATGCCCGCCGGCCAGATTTCAAGGAGTCCGCCGCATGACCTCCGTCCGCCCAAAGCTCAAGCCTGAAGTCCCCAAATCCGTCACCGCCTGGGAAACCGCCACCGGCCGCACCGTCTGGCTGAAGGCCGATGGATCGTGGACGGAAGATGTGACCCAGCTCGGCGTGTTCACCGGTGAAGATGCCGAAGAACGCCTCGCCGCCGCCGCCCGTCAGGAAGGTCGCGTGACAGATCCCTATTTCATGGAAGTCACCGCCGATGGCCAGATCACCGGCCGCGAGACGCTGCGCGAATCCCTGCGCGCGCACTTCTCCGAGGGCGGGTTAGACGGGGCAATGAGCGAGCAGGAAACGGCCTGATGTCTGCCTCACACTATGGCGGGTTTACGCTTTACGGAGACCCCGTCTCCGGCAACTGCCTCAAGCCCAGATGGACCGCTGACCTCCTCGGCATCCCCTACACATGGGTGGATGTGGACGTGGTGAAGGGCGAAACGCGCACGCCGCAATTTCTCGCCATGAACCCCGCCGGCCAGGTGCCCTTGGCGCGCTGGCCCGATGGCCGCACGCTGCCCCAGTCCAACGCCATCATGCTCTATCTCGCTGAAGGCTCAAGCCTTCTCCCAAGCGATGCCTTCGCCCGCGCCGAAGCGCTCAGCTGGCTCTTCTGGGAACAGTATTCCCATGAAACCGCCATCGCCGTGCGCCGTTTCCAGAAACACTATCTGAAGAAATCCGACACCGAGATCGACCCGGCGCTTCTGGTGCGCGGCAACAATGCCCTCGGCGTGATGGAGCAGCGCCTCACGGGCCGCGACTGGTTTGCCGGCGGCGCGCTCTCGGTCGCAGATATTGCCCTTGTCGCCTATACGCGCGTAGCGCATGAGGGCGGCTTCGATATTCGACTTTACCCGGCAGTCGCGCGCTGGGTTTCCCGCACTGAAGATGCGCTGGGCGTCCCCCATGCGCAGGAGTTTGTCTGATGTATCGTTATGACCAATTCGACGCCCGCATTGTTGCCGAGCGTGTCGCCCAGTTCCGGGGGCAGGTGGCCCGCCGCCTGTCCGGTGAGCTGCTGGAGGACGAGTTCAAGCCGCTGCGCCTGCAGAACGGCGTCTACCTCCAGCTCCACGCCTATATGCTGCGCATCGCCATCCCCTATGGCCAGCTCAGCCCCGTGCAGCTCCGCCGCCTGGCAGAAGTCGCGCGCGACTATGACCGCGGCTTTGGCCACTTCACCACCCGCCAGAACATCCAGTTCAACTGGGTCGCCCTGAAAGACATCCCGGACGTTCTGGAAAAGCTCGCCGAAGTCGAGATGCACGCCATCCAGACCTCGGGCAACTGTATCCGCAATACGACCACGGATCATTTCGCCGGCGCCGCGCAGGACGAAGTTTTCGATCCGCGTCCCTGGTGCGAGATCATCCGCCAGTGGTCCACTTTCCATCCCGAATTCGCGTTCCTGCCGCGCAAGTTCAAGATCGCGGTCACCGCCGCCGAGCATGACCGCGCCGCCATCCGCGTGCACGATGTCGGCCTCCACATCCGCCAGAAGGATGGCGTCACCGGTTTTGAAGTCTGGGTCGGCGGCGGGCAGGGGCGCACGCCCGTCATCGCCACGCTGGTCAATCCCTTCGTGCCCGAAAGCCAGATCCTCGATTATCTCGAAGCCATCATGCGCGTCTATAACCGCTATGGCCGGCGCGATAACAAATACAAAGCCCGCATCAAGATCCTCGTCACTGAGCTCGGTGATGCCGAATACATCCGCCAGGTCGAGGAAGAATTCGCCGCCCAGCGCGCGCATGAAAAGATCGACATGCCCGCAGACGAAATCGCGCGCATACACGCCTATTTCGCCCCGCCGCAACTGGCTGAAAAGCCCGCCGTCTCCCGGACGCTGGAATTGGCCACCGCCGCAGACCCCGCCTTTGCCCGCTGGGTACGGATCAATCTCCATCCTCATAAAGTGCCCGGCTACGCGTCCGTCACGGTCAGCCTGAAGCCGATCGGCATTGCGCCGGGCGACGCCACCGACACGCAGATGGAACTCGTCGCAGACCTCGCTGAAAAGTTCGGCCATGGCGACATCCGCGTCAGCCATGCGCAAAACCTGATCCTGCCGCATGTCGCCCTCGACGACCTGCCGGAAATCTACGCCGCCCTCCACGCCGCCGGCCTCTCGGCCGCAAATGAGAGCCGCATCACCGACATGATCGTCTGTCCGGGCCTGGACTATTGCAACCTCGCCAACGCCCGCTCGATCCCGGTTTCGCTGGAAGTGCAGAAACTCTTCGCCGACCCGGCATATGAGGAAGACATCGGCCGCCTGCACATCAACGTCTCGGGCTGCATCAATGCCTGCGGCCACCACCATGTCGGCCATATCGGCATCCTCGGCGTCGACAAGAAGGGCGAGGAATTCTACCAAATCCTGCTCGGCGGGCGCGCGGACGAGAAAGCCGCCCTCGGCAATATCGTCGGCCCCGGCCTGAAGGCAGAAGAGGTGCCCGGCGCCATTCACCGCGTCGTGGAATATTACCGCGCCCAGCGCACCTCAAAGGACGAAAAGTTCATCGACACGCTGGAACGCCTCGGCCACCAGCCCTTCCAGGAGGCGCTCTATGCCGCTGATTAAGAACGGCGCCGAGACCGCCAATGACTGGACCTTCGTGGCCGATGGCGCAGACTTGCCGGAAACCGGCAAGTTTTCGGTCACTCTGGGGCGCTTTCTCGCCCTTAAACAGGGCCAGGAAAACGGCCCGCTGCCCGATGGCGTGCGCCTTGCCCCGGCGGACAAGGCCGAAGATCTGGAGCCCTATCTCTCCGAGCTGTCCCTGATCGAGGTCGATTTCCCCCGCTACACAGACGGGCGCGGCTTCAGCCATGCCCAGCTGATCCGCCGCCGCTACGGCTATTCCGGCGAATTGCGGGCGGTCGGCCATGTCTTAAGGGATCAGATATTCTACATGCACCGTTCAGGGTTCGATGCTTACGAGACGGCCCGCGCTGGCCTATCTGAAGTACTGGAAGCATTGAGCGAATATAGCGTGGCCTATCAGCCCGCTGCCGATAGTTCTCTCCCCGCCTTCCGCAGACGTAGCTGACCCCAGGAAGACGGCCCATGGCCTTTGAAACCGACACATTCGAGGAGCCCAAAGACCGGCTCGCGCGCCTTAACGGAGAACTCCGGAATGCGTCCGCGCAGGAAATCCTCCGCGCCGCCATTTCCCGCGAATGGCCCGGCGGGCTCACCTATGTGTCCAGTTTCGGCGCCGAAAGCGTCGTCATGCTCGCCCTCATCGCTGAGGTCGATCCCTCCCTGCCAATCGTCTTCATCGACACCGGCATGCATTTCCCTCAGACGCTGGACTATAAAGACGAGGTCATCGAACGCCTCGGCCTCACCGGCGTGCGCAATATCACGCCCAGCGAGACTGAGCGCAAAGTGCTCGACCCCAAGAAC
It encodes the following:
- a CDS encoding Hpt domain-containing protein, which translates into the protein MPADSPLPVLDLDHLSAMTGGDTELSLEVLGIFREQAQLWSRMLDPRSEARQWADAAHTLKGASLGIGALKLAAACEKAEKAGRSEAPPSPAHASVLLGDVKDALGETLEAAARAAYELASPGTRSAS
- the gcvA gene encoding transcriptional regulator GcvA, which produces MSDSSDRLPPLNALRAFEAAARRLSFTQAAEELNVTPGAISQQIRQLEDFAGTPLFKRTGRSVLLTDAAQASLPLVREAFERIAEAGRVMQAPARKGRVMISSAPSFAAKWLAPRLERFQQQNEGIEAWISADMSLTDFNTADADIAIRYGRGNYDGLKSEKLMDETVLPVCAPRLLEGPNAILKPEDLRHHTLLHDESSENDPSCPDWTSWLRAHGVTGVEGSRGPRFNQGILVIESAAAGRGVALAKQAIAAADLEAGRLVAPFANGSIPIDFGYWLVWPKGRHLSPEVRAFIKWIKDEAASSEVVGV
- the cysG gene encoding siroheme synthase CysG → MRQFPAFFNLEGARIVVFGGGEEAARKLRLFNDSGADAVLVGGFEDVALAAEFARRAETVARADMARALDGARLVIIAEEDAGHRARALAAVRARNIPVNVVDQPEDCDFTVPSILDRGEIVAAIGSGGAAPVLAKSIRAKLEALLPQRVGDLAALARSLRGFVAEAIPEKTARRRYWERAFAGPAAEAAYAGDLERAEALLRQQARLTGRARGVVHIVGAGPGDPELLTLKALRLIQEADVVYYDRLVSPEIISLIRRDATRVPVGKSKGDHSVPQTEIHARLVASAQEGLRVVRLKGGDPFIFGRGGEELEAVRAEGIEVHVVPGISSALGCAASAGVPLTHRDHAQTLTFVTGHAKEGGVPDLDWPALARPAQTVVVFMGVDTAPVIAEKLVAAGRAPETPVAVIENGTRADELRVFGTLAELPFLVEEEGIRGPALLIIGEVAGLPAEQGRIASIVTEASGFAWFGADARRPDFKESAA
- a CDS encoding DUF2849 domain-containing protein, with translation MTSVRPKLKPEVPKSVTAWETATGRTVWLKADGSWTEDVTQLGVFTGEDAEERLAAAARQEGRVTDPYFMEVTADGQITGRETLRESLRAHFSEGGLDGAMSEQETA
- a CDS encoding glutathione S-transferase family protein, which codes for MSASHYGGFTLYGDPVSGNCLKPRWTADLLGIPYTWVDVDVVKGETRTPQFLAMNPAGQVPLARWPDGRTLPQSNAIMLYLAEGSSLLPSDAFARAEALSWLFWEQYSHETAIAVRRFQKHYLKKSDTEIDPALLVRGNNALGVMEQRLTGRDWFAGGALSVADIALVAYTRVAHEGGFDIRLYPAVARWVSRTEDALGVPHAQEFV
- a CDS encoding nitrite/sulfite reductase → MYRYDQFDARIVAERVAQFRGQVARRLSGELLEDEFKPLRLQNGVYLQLHAYMLRIAIPYGQLSPVQLRRLAEVARDYDRGFGHFTTRQNIQFNWVALKDIPDVLEKLAEVEMHAIQTSGNCIRNTTTDHFAGAAQDEVFDPRPWCEIIRQWSTFHPEFAFLPRKFKIAVTAAEHDRAAIRVHDVGLHIRQKDGVTGFEVWVGGGQGRTPVIATLVNPFVPESQILDYLEAIMRVYNRYGRRDNKYKARIKILVTELGDAEYIRQVEEEFAAQRAHEKIDMPADEIARIHAYFAPPQLAEKPAVSRTLELATAADPAFARWVRINLHPHKVPGYASVTVSLKPIGIAPGDATDTQMELVADLAEKFGHGDIRVSHAQNLILPHVALDDLPEIYAALHAAGLSAANESRITDMIVCPGLDYCNLANARSIPVSLEVQKLFADPAYEEDIGRLHINVSGCINACGHHHVGHIGILGVDKKGEEFYQILLGGRADEKAALGNIVGPGLKAEEVPGAIHRVVEYYRAQRTSKDEKFIDTLERLGHQPFQEALYAAD
- a CDS encoding DUF934 domain-containing protein yields the protein MPLIKNGAETANDWTFVADGADLPETGKFSVTLGRFLALKQGQENGPLPDGVRLAPADKAEDLEPYLSELSLIEVDFPRYTDGRGFSHAQLIRRRYGYSGELRAVGHVLRDQIFYMHRSGFDAYETARAGLSEVLEALSEYSVAYQPAADSSLPAFRRRS